A window of Nicotiana sylvestris chromosome 8, ASM39365v2, whole genome shotgun sequence genomic DNA:
taccCCTTCTtgtgtccatacttagcttatcttagtgcccacacttgccaaagttttcatacaactcatatgatctcgaatattagttttaattcttacttctcgttcattagccatggtaggttccactttcctttggatgcttacaatgttgttgcgagattgttgttacacgaccatttcctttttaggtcattgtgcttaggttgaagccttctttcttatctcctcagctagtctttcgttgtagtacgtagggagaacccttgactctcataaagttgtgagcttattacagacctttttgatgtccttacttgcctataatcatccgtagttgcttacttccatgcccttgtgcttgtatggtttcttctaaactgatattttgattgccttcctagtggaactttcttttatccccataacactcatacggtacctttaactaccccgactcttgtttgaatatatctcaagtattataatgatattctttgaggATGAATTCTTCacgttgggttctactatgtttatcttacacgatttGATGACTCGTTTCtaacctcctatttagccataactgggatcttcctgaccactaactactcgttgtcccattctcatatcaatattcctcataatctttcttgggttatttcattggtcttaacttacgtctcgcactggatccttaattatcaataacatcttgggCAGGAACCCTTGGTtcttctccttgacgtcgtgtttgtataacgttctggaatcgtagcatatctgtagcatttggataagtgcaatctcatccctttctcattttatcgcattcttccttttatcattCATATTCCCcctctttaggggagtactaagagttgaagctacgatgacctgcctatagatgtttcaccttttcatctttggcatcctttcacatcatcgattcCCCTTACTCGCCTTATGGTAATCCTTCCATACCAAGGATAGAAAAATTGCTCAATCATGAGGGTGATACTTAGTATaatggcacatacagtcccttaagatgaactttgctcacattgcttgttgTAGGGAAGCATCtttctgaatgaccattctctgaatttctcatgaatcttcttttgtcgtcCATTGAGCAAGGAAGAATATGCGAATGGAAAAGTaacaaaatggataagtccttagaATTAAGCCCATGAAACCAAGAAGAGCATAtggtttctctatgttatacaaagcttagtatagcctgaatgaattCGAAGGAATCAAAGAGGAATGACATTTAGAAATAATGAAATGTTAACCTAGTAATAAATTGAGGGTATAATTGTCACagataaaggatgaagtttgggcctttgtttgaataatgatttgaaaaaaaaatagaagaagagaaggagaaaaagatTTCACTGACGACATAAAATTAAGataccccataaggtgaatcacattgagacactatgaaatatgattatggaaatcacttcaaatattcctcaatacaACATAAGCCCTAGcggtaatgtattacgtaagaagtttcaagtcttcaagtaaaGGATTATAGGTCAACATTGAGGCGAATCAACAATGGTTAGAtataagttacaaagtatgacatgagattgggccatgattcttaagacgaacggtaatgaagggGCATTGAAGGACTCAGATTATACCTAAAGGGTaagcaacaaaagtaactgggaactTGGTACGCATACCTCGGTAAAGGTAGATTGAagcaaaaattatggtatagtataacccatgtaaatgcagtaaagtcatgtgaatgggtaaccagatctatgaaatgagatatggccatattcgtaagttctacaaagtatcgagaaaaggacttcagtatacctatagaggcccagagaggcatcctattaagccttgtatatataaATTAGGGCCTAGAGATtaactaaaagataaaaggaaaaaggaaagatgaatcgcataagtgcacctacaaagccagggtcatacaggctgcataaaggaggtaacagaagttgcaagattaggaagatttcgaccacaggtcatgatatgagaAAAAAGACTAAAAGGGAGAAAACTCcagactttggacttattcacagaacagtcgcctatatggcaagggaagttctaaagtattcggaagctataagttatgaaaatgataagagcatcagtaaacattcgaggacgaatgttccaaaggggggaatgatgttatgccccgcaatattacatcaatattatgtcccgtagtattatattacgacgatgttatgctctgcagtaatatgttacgatggtgttaccctctgcaataatatattacgattgatgttacatcctgcagtattaagttacgacaatgttgtacctaacagtattacattacggtgatattacgcttcgcagtaataaattacgatagtgttgcaccttgtagtattacattacagtgatgttacgcttcacagtaatAAGTTATGACGATATTGTACCCTGCtatattttacgttgaatttgtcgtaaggtaattgatatcagtccaaggaaaagattatttggggattataacgattatgctatttcaaaagagattactaaattcatgaaggtgaaagggggagcaagtctaagaaaatgaattttgtcaaagtttggcattttgggtaaaatacgacccgagctaaaatatctgacatttatggactagtgtcatacaaggtactacatggccataatagtaaggtgtataaggtatgttaaaggtgagtaatattttaagtaagtgagaaCAATTCTCAATTTTACGGGCAACtgattaattactgggtaacATGACATTACCTAATAAAttggggatatatttggataCGATTAAATCCCCTCCCCCCCCATAACGTGGCAGCCACACAAGGATTAATTAAGTGACTCATAATGTCACATTCCAATGTGGCATACTACGAAGAAGATTGAGGCTTAGTCATTAGTTAAGGGTAGTAACATGTCAATGTCATTCCATAAGCAATATGAATTGCATCAGAAAGTCAATCCAAGTATTTGAAGCATTGCTTCAACAAATTCATCAAATCTTGAATAGCAGTACGTGATTTCTTAGAGCAAAAATTCATACGATACTATATATGCTCAATTCATTCAAGATAAAACCACAAGATACATTCTGTCGTAGGACCAAAATGTGAGGAAGcagaaacaattcattttaatTCTAAACGATTTTTTGTTCAAGCCTCACTCCAAATCAGATCAATTTGTTCCAAAATTTTAGGAACCAGAAACAAATTTCGTCTATGAATCTTTAAGGAGCAGAGGAAAATTTCAttcaatcaacgaaggtttttctaacgaaatattatacggagtcttccctactccaggtatgttaaggctattccttctttcttttggcatgatccatacgatacaaacgaaacatgcaaatgcacaaatttcatgaacgactctattcatagaagtataagagatatctatgtttttgaatttccgtgtgtcataatattttatcatctattcatgggtctcagaaaaatatgaaagttgaaaagagtttactttatgatattactcaaaggcaaaatggtcttatgaagctccgaaagattttattaacgtacttttcatgcattgaattcatgtacattgacccatgaccagatggcgcgtgtatgtatataaatatatgtatatgggatatgggaagaggttatgacgttatatatgcttcaccatctgatcagctggtatatgatgatgatgttgcccacattggctgaaatatgattcaatcggcattatatacgcatatatatgtatgtatatatatgtatatgggatatgggaaaggttatggtgttatatacgcaccaccacctgatcagctggtatacgatgatgattttgcccacagtggccgatatgatatgatgggatgccctaagAGGccgatgatgttatgaaacatgtacttatgcacgacattacattcatacgcatatgcatgatgctaaaagtaatttatgatttacaaagttattcagacttacaagttgagccatgtactctatatttcttccatgtctcttatgtacttatttatgtgccttacatactcggtacattattcgtactgacatctcttttgcctggggatgcttcatttcatgcccacaggtcttgatagacaggtcgagagccctccaagtaggctatcagctcagtggaagatattaatgcgctctatttgcttcggagttgctcgtttggttagtatgatttagacgtgtattgtttggtatgacggTACACTGTCCCAACATTTATGACAGTTATGTActcctagaggcttgtagacatatgtcgtttacataaaatattgtacggccttgtcggcctatgttttgagtttataaaggatcatgttggcctattaggctcgtatgtcatgtgtatatgatgatgtaataagaaagatatgttacgttggtactcggttgagtaaggtaccgggtgcccatcgcgacccatcggtttgggtcatgatagTGGAAGATTTAGAGGAAGACTTTAAGAGCTTGGAATGAACAGGAGGTGTAGGAGTGAGCTTGCATGGGAGAGAATCAGGTTCATCAGAAGGTTTTTCTGAGTGTATCTCATGAGCCAAGGACTCGAGGAGTGTTGTGGATCTTACATCTCCTAGGAATGGAATTTCTTCCCCTTGGTACTCAGAAGAGAGATATGCTCCTTCGTTTATCAGAATCTCAGCAGCTATAGCCATGATATTATAAGTTGCTTCCCTTTTTGGCGACTCCTAGAGAGTCACTGAGTCCAACATGGAGGAGTTCAGATActgatcaggatcatcctcaaGGGCTTCTGACACTTGAGGAGTGAAACCTCCTGTATGGTCTTTGATGAGATCGTAGGATTAACTAGACATAAGATTTGCAAAGTAATGGTAAATAAGATTTATCATAAATGGAAAAACTATAGGAGTGAAGGAGGAAGCATGAGTGGGTAAGAtggtagaaggcatgaaataatgACGTTCTGGAGATGATTTCAAGGATAATGACGAAGTGGGAGCAGTGTTAATGGCGGGGGAATGAGAAGATTATTCGATCGCCATTAGATGAGTACTTAGTAGacgagtagagagagaaagagagagattgGGAGAAGATCTTGGTTATACAAaagagatgaaggttcatgacttgccATGAGAGAGAAATAAGGTTTTATTGGAAAAAAGGGCTAATGATGAGAGGAGAAAGAAACAGGTTCTGAATAGTCCTGAAAACGGCGGTAGGTTTGTGGGAAAGCATTACCGTGTGGAGGGGACAATaggatttgaaagacaagacatgacaTGTAGACGttgaaaagtcggatgatgtgacatttgaattaattttataaaacacacatttttgtttttattttaggAGGATATGCAGAATaaacacattactactaacctgagATGCAAGAACCTGATGCTAGAGCAATCTTTTGAACAAAGTTTTAGCAGCTACCCTCTCGCAGTTCATAGTTGTTCCTTTAGCTTCTATAatcgtcatgcgtgtttacctacaacggtattgatgtgagttaggcttggtcaGAAAATACTTTAGCTACCTTTACCTGACGGTGTCTTATGTAGCCAACAGATGGAGGATCAGGTTCTTCATTAGGTTCTTATGACCCCGTCTTCACCTTGATTTATCCGAAGTATTCTCTACTTGAGGCTTTGATGCAGATATCTAGAGTTTGGTCTTCTGTTCTGCAATGCTTTCCACCAATCAATCCCTTCTTCATGTTGACCCTCAGAAGAGGATCTTACCCTTCAATGTGTTTGTAATTTCTCTCCAGTTGTTGATGAGGTCATTTCGTTTTGCTTCCTTGTCTCCCAGAAGATGAGGCATGAATCATGACAGGTGCACTTTGATTTTCCAATTTGAGACAGATGTTGATTGAAGAGAGAGATATGGAGGTTAATTTGATTTCCCCACAATTTGTGTTCTACTGCTTGTGTAGTGCCATGAACTGCATCTTTACTTCttccttcagcttcagtggtagcAAGTGACATACCAGGTTCTTTGTGAGATGTGGAggatgatgttgcattgtctttcGCTAGTCTCCTTTATCTTGATCACTTTATCATCCTCCCTATTTGAAGCCTCGAATATTTCCCAGAGATAGGATTGGTTCATCATATTGATCCTTACCATTTATTTCTTGGCAAGGGAAAGTGTTTTGTTGAATACCCCATGAGCATCTCCTGCCATTTAGTGCTTCCTTTATTGGAGATCTTGTGGCCTTGTTTTGTGGGTTGTTCTCCAGAAGGATTCCTTCACTCGTATTTTTGCATTGAGCTTCCCAAGCTGATCCTTCCTGTTGTCAGGAACAAGGCATGTTCTTCCAATTGGCAGCTCCTGGTGAGTTTTGATTTAGGAGGGACCTGGTTCGACACTTGTTCTTAAAAGTAGAGAGCAGTATTCATTCCTTTTGCCCAGAATTTCTTGGTGATTCCATAAGCGATGAGCACTATCCATACAGCATTTTCTAGTTCCGTTCTTTCTTTCAGCTATGCCATTTTGCTGTGGAGTCCTTGGTGTTGAGAAATTGTGCGTGATCCCTTCTCCccctccttcatcatttttgtgaACTCATGTCTAGGTGACACTTGAGTTTGGCATACCACGGACCAGGTCCGGCTGAGTCAATTTATTTGGAGGTGAGAAGTTTGCATATACCAATCCTTCATGCCATGGTTGTGACTTCACTCATCTCATACCTTCAGCTTGTGGAGATTAATGATTAGCAGGAGtgaccgttcttatttcctttgttCATTGAGACAACTTGGTGAGTTAACAGATTGGTGACTGCACTTTTTATGCCATTCACATAGTGCATGTTCCCACTCGAGTGCCAAAGGAACCTTTCTGCCTTTTCATTTATTCAGAATGTATCCTTTAATTTTTTCTCAAGGATACATTCCCTTTCCTGTAGGGCTTTCAGTGAAGCAATTCATGATGTTTTCATCTGCATGCTTTAGGCATCCACTGTCCATAGTCCATCGCAATCTGCTTCCTCTCGCCGCTCCCTGCACATGCAcatcaagggttagatttaggaacccaaactagtttgggtcccttattACTATAAAAAGGTTTAATAAGGGATTTCCTAGTCCATGCAGGCAGCATCCGCTTTTGTGAGTGGTACCTGGTCCTTTGCTAGTAATCACTCTATTAGTAAACGCTTTGTTCTTCTGAGCAGACTGAACCCTAGCCTGGCAGTTTTCTTTAAAATGCCTATTGTTTCCACAGTGGGTACATAGCTAGTTATCAGGTACAGTGACATACTTGCTGTGTTggttgtagggagttttctccctttggaacccgctGCCCTGCTTGTTCCCACTATTATTGAGATACATGGCAGTGACAACATTTGAGGACCAGAATCActtcagagatttctcaagatcatttcttactttctccaacTCAGTTTGGAGTTGTTGATTCCTCTCGAGTTCACTGCAGAGACTGGTTTTTACAATAGTTAACTCCTTTTTGAGCATGATATGCGACTCACTggctacttccttccctttcccaagatttacattcctatgttctctattgagtccctcaatggtttcctctagatcaGTGCATATCACTAGTAGGTCATCCCTTTCCTCTTCAATAGATGCAACTTTTTCTTCTAAAGCGTGTTTCTTATTACTATGTCTTTGtattgtttcttttagatcaacaTCTACTACCATCAGATCGTCTCTCTCATTTTCCACACTAGTTATTCTCTCATTTAGGGCGTCCTTCTCTTGTTCAAGgttagctatggtctcatttaaCTCCACTACACAGACTGCTAGATTATCTCTAGATTGTTCGGCCtctcctagttctatggtcagGATATCCTTATCATTTACAAGACTATGATGAGCATCAATTAGGACATTTGATAAAGACCTTAGCTTCTTAGAAGAATAGGAttttagatttctctgaacatccctgaaatttacctcatcgtctttatcttcttcatcatcatcatctgactAAGCCATCAACGCAAATAGTGAATCGTACTtcgttgcttcagtttccactgccatcatggaactttTTTCTGCATTTGATTCCCTATTCATTTGTGGAGTTTCCCCAAGCAGCAAGAGCCTACTTAACGGTATTGTCTGCAACACTTTTTCAATTGAATCTTTTCTTTGGAACCAGGTTCCGTTTTCCTGCTTTGTCAGGATTTTGCTTGTACTGCTCCTATTTCGTGAGTGgtcagtctttgatgaaatgccctgaaTTTCCACATCTGTGACAGAGATCGCTGTTCCTTGTTTTACTTGAACTACCCCACTTTGGTATGCCACCATTTCTTTGAACcattttttgaaatctcttagtaagataggtcatgtcactatcttcatcacttgaaTCACTACTTTCAGCCTTAagcaccaggttcttttccttcttaggctctcttctttcactgtctttctttcttttcatctcgtatgttttcatattaccaatcaactcatccatggtcAAAGTCTATGGATCTTTAGCTTTagtgatggcatttaccttactttcctaAGACCTAGGTAGAATAGTGAGagttttccttacaagcttgtttttgggaatgacatctccaagtgagtgaagctcatttatgatggaggtgaatctggtgtgcatatcttgtatggactcatcatccttcatcctgaagagatCATATTCAGCGGTGAGCATGTCGATCTTGGATTGTTTGACCTAAGTGGTTCCTTCGTGTGCAGTTTGTaaagcttcccatatttctttggcagtatcACAAGTTGATACTCTGTTTTACTCATCAAGTCCTATGCCACacatcaagattttcttggcacgatagttcttttctacagcTTTTCTGTCAATGTCGTTGTACTCTCTTCTCCTTTTAGGCACCAATGGTCCTGTTTCTTCAAGTTTCTTCATGGGAACATatggaccatcacaaatgatgtcccaCTGCTCTGAATCTTCTACCACCATGAAATCATGCATCCGAGTCCATCAGCCatagtattgaccattgaatctgggaggtctataggttgattgtccttcttcaaagtttggtggaATAGTcattgaggatccttcctaggtgttagcctgataggaggaacccgctctgataccaattgttatgTGAGtgcaccaaactatagagtacttGGTCCTCTATGAGACTGATACGTAGAAtgcagtaaagactgaatgtaaaaaaggcaagagattttctacgtggaaaaatcccacacaaggggattaAAAAACCACAatctactcttgtaggcttttaactcaactaacttgtaatctacttATTACAAGAAACTTTGCAAAcaccctattacaaagacttcaaactaatttgtgatgcaaccaccacaagccactctataactctcctagttatagaggatttaacttatgactattcctagtcacaacataaactctaaagtttacgaatttggtttgttcctaagacaccacttctaagaaagcaaactaggaattacaatgtcgaacaattaacaagattacaactcaactatggatgtaCATAAAACTCGTTTAAAActtgatccttagtggagttgtcttcttgttcttgacacaccaatGACTTCAATGTCGGATGAATGTTTTTGCTtattgagagaatatcactgaatgcacaagtgatggtgtgtcttgcacaaggttgttttatcacaaaagatatcataatagatagtgatgtcaactcttggtgtactTTTTCCCAGTGAGAAGTGACTGATGCACTGTCTGCACAGCCACTTCTAGCCAGTTGCATTCCAGCTGGATAGTGGACTTTGCACTTCTGTCAGGATGTACCAAcggaccaggtcctagttgtgttcctcttctgtaacagttgccagatggtcactttcttTTGCTACATTCCAGTTGTGcacttgacttgtacttctgtcagagaaccctaaagGAGCAGGTCCCTGTTATGTTCCTCTTTATATTGATTGCATACAACCACTAACTTGTTtgtgtcggagaaccctaagggaccaggtcaccaggtccctgttgtgttcctccctaTGGTCGATTGTCCATTTGCTGACAAGTTCATATGTAATGATTCCTAACAACGGATTCATCTCTTTCGCTATCTGCATTTGGTATGGTTATTTGCTTTGGTAATAAAAAGAATAATGAATAGAAAAGAATAATGGTTTGGGTCGTGTATCTACGTCCAATCTACGGTAGAAGAGAAGGTTCCATCggaacaattatttatttcaGTTCAGGGTTCCtcgtctctttttttttttttgaaaaagaataaaaaaaaaaggggggggtgTGGAGAGAAATGACAAGAAGATATTGGAACATAAATTTGGAAGAGATGATGGAGGCAGGAGTTCATTTTGGTCATGGTACTAGGAAATGGAATCCTAAAATGGCGCCTTATATTTCTGCAAAGCGTAAGGGTATTCATATTACAAATCTTACTAGAACTGCTCGTTTTTTATCAGAAGCTTGTGATTTAGTTTTTGACGCAGCAAGTAGGGGAAAACAATTCTTAATTGTTGGTACCAAAAATAAAGCAGCTGATTCAGTAGAGTGGGCTGCAATAAGGGCCCGGTGTCATTATGTTAATAAAAAATGGCTTGGCGGTATGTTAACGAATTGGTCCACTACCGAAACAAGACTTCATAAGTTCAGGGACTTGAGAATGGAACAAAAAACAGGGAGACTCAACCGTCTCCCGAAAAGAGATGCTGCTATGTTGAAAAGACAATTATCTCGCTTGCAAACATATCTGGGCGGGATTAAATATATGACAGGGGTACCCGATATTGTAATCATCGTTGATCAGCACGAAGAATATACGGCCCTGCGAGAGTGTATTACTTTAGGAATTCCAACAATTTGTTTAACCGATACAAATTGTGACCCCGATCTCGCAGATATTTCAATTCCAGCGAATGATGACGCCATATCCTCAATCCGATTAATTCTTAACAAATTAGTATTCGCAATTTGTGAGGGTCGTTCTAGCTATATAAGAAATCCTTGAttaataataacataataagaTAAATAACTTACTTCAGAAATCCCTTATGGAATCGCTTACTatttctgaatttcaaaaaagagataaaaatagCTGGGGATATTATGTGATTTATTAGTATTCTAAATCTTAGTTGGTATTCAAAATATCCGATTCAAGTAGACAAAGAGATGGTTGAATCAAAAAATTTTGTTTAAAGTTCAATTTTTTCAGAGGGCAAGGCAATATGAATGTTCTATCATGTTCCATCAATACTCTAAAGGGGTTATA
This region includes:
- the LOC138875447 gene encoding uncharacterized protein; this encodes MDELIGNMKTYEMKRKKDSERREPKKEKNLVLKAESSDSSDEDSDMTYLTKRFQKMVQRNGGIPKWDDDDEEDKDDEVNFRDVQRNLKSYSSKKLRSLSNVLIDAHHSLVNDKDILTIELGEAEQSRDNLAVCVVELNETIANLEQEKDALNERITSVENERDDLMVVDVDLKETIQRHSNKKHALEEKVASIEEERDDLLVICTDLEETIEGLNREHRNVNLGKGKEVASESHIMLKKELTIVKTSLCSELERNQQLQTELEKVRNDLEKSLKHFKENCQARVQSAQKNKAFTNRVITSKGPGSGERKQIAMDYGQWMPKACR